Genomic window (Phragmites australis chromosome 21, lpPhrAust1.1, whole genome shotgun sequence):
TCTGAagaaattagtctggtgatcatAAAATcctaacaccggataatctggtaaACACCTCAACATTTGTCTCAGAACtgaaatactctggtgatactcttcggtgttcacacgcccatcaccggaccatctggtgggtacatcatcactggaacttagtttttcaacctctctAAAAATCTTTGTCTGGTGAAGCCTCCAGTGATCACCCATGCACAcacactagaccatccagtgaggctaCCGCACCAGACTTTCACATTTGCACCCTTCTTTggaaaaaattagtctggtgctcactctcacccaTTTCGTACCTTTCGATGAATGAATTTTTCTCTATCTCTGCGCTGAAaagctccggtgctcacatctaccacacatcggaccatctggtgaggtcaaaAACCCTCACACCAGACTATCGGGTGAGTGTAAGCTTCCTGCACCGAGACAATAACACAAACTCCAACtcttttcaactttggttagacaaaatcaacattgcagtatataaccatgcatatgctaaccaacaaaagccacacaaacgtcaatcactcatcacacaacACTCATCATACAAGATAAACtaaggcacatctcaacttagtttctcatcACCTTTGccttcaccagaccatccggtgagtgaagCCTCTTCTGAACCTCTCTACAACATTGCTTTGGTGTATTTGTTCGGTGAGCACAACgtaaacaccggactatccggtgagtagagcTTCATTTTTCTACCCTTGGAATTtgcttctgcaagaaatagtctggtgatcccCTCTTTCCACCACCGTATAATCTGGTGaggtcaaattcattttcccttagAAATTTTGCTTATGTTGAAAAAAGTATGGTTCACTCACCACTctaacatcggaccatctagtgaaATATTTCAAAAACTTTTGAACACGTGTCACCAAAAAAAGCTTCCGGTGATTTCACTAGttaagcaccggatcatcctgtgAAATAAGTTTTCTTTTGTTctgaaccaaaagaaaaactctAGTGAGAATTCTTTTCAagacaccagactatccagtgaggtatATACTCTTTGAGCTTTAACTTCTTAACGACTCAACCAATgtcttctatgagctacctagtactAGAAATTCACAAGTatgcatcaaaccaaatctagacttactagatcaagctactactcttagctcaTCTTTATAGTATAgtcaaaaagactaaaaaataacacatatactactctaagtgtcattcatctcctttgtgatacttagaactagaatatctttaatcttaaaaaaatttatacccTTCAAAATGATACAATTATCATTTAATcatcgaaacacttaccacttacttagAGGCCTAGATACTACAGGCGGCCACCTTCCCCTTCTGGCCAGCCATCTCCTTCGCCAGCGAGCTCCCTCCCTCTACTCCAGCCTTCTCTCCACCGCTGgcgcctctctctcccctttggtctcgcttcctctcttcctctctatgAGTCGCACAGGAAAAAGCACTGGCCATGCCGTCGACCTCTTGTCCAAGAAGATGAGCTCCTCCACATGCCGcccctatctctctctctctctctctctctctctctccctccattCGGCTTCCCCCTAGTGCTGGAAGAGAAGCACTTCTTGGCGGTCGATGATAGCTCCGACGATCAGGCCATCATCACCAAGATCCTCCATAGCTCCAAATACACATCTTATTTTCCCCGCAGCCAACCAATTCACACCGCCAATTTTCCCTCGCACGCCAAGGTTCGTCGCCGCCGTGAAGCCCCTCCACGCCACTAGCCCACTCCTGAGCTTCTCTGCCTTGGCCAACACCTTGTTGGGCTCCTCAGCGATGTGTTTTTGCTCGCACACACTTCAACTTCTTTTAAGACTGACGACGGCATGGCCGTCCACCGAAACCCAGTGTCGCTGTCCTTCGGTGCTCGCCGCTGACCAAGTTCTAGCCACACCCGCCAGAAGCTAGGCCTGCTGCTGAGTTCACCATCATGCGTTACTGCCTCCAATGCAAGTCAATGATTGCGCCGGCCAGctgttcgccgccggcgagtgCGGCCAGAGCCACCATGGCCGTGCTCCGGCTTTGTGCGACCGACAAGCAGGACCCGCGTGCCGGTTAACCAAGTCAAGGTGAAACCAGGGCCCATTGTCAAGTGTGGGTAGAAATGGTTTTAGAGCTTAATTTAATTAGAAAATTCCAGAAATCCAACCCTCTTAGAATCTAAGGTGCCAAACATCTCTCAGCTTTTGAACCCTCAACTTTCTACAATTCAGCTTTCTACAATCCAAAATCCAAAAACTactttttagaatctacaactCAAACAAACATACTCTAAATAGTCCTTCTATAACACATGTAGCTTtcgcaaaaaaacaaaaaacaaaacatgTATCTGTCCTCTAACACGTACAACTCGGACTCATGCATGGATGTCCTGTGTTTTTTAGATTTGACTATGGATCGATATATATGACGAAGCTAATAACAACAGCTCTTGCCTCAATTCTCTAATTCACATGGATAGGCTGCAATAATTTGAAATAGTTTATTCATCGCGAACAACCAATTACGAAGTAGACATGGAAAAATAGCAATTTAAAATGGAATCCTAAAAACAGAAAATAGAAATGTAAGTACAAGGCAACTGAGCATGTGACAATGGCAATTCAACTCTATGTTACCGTAATCTTTTGCAAGTAAAAAAAGCATGGGATTGCTATACTCTAATCGGGTGTTTCTCACCCTCCCCCGACACACATCCAATTttatctcccccccccccccctcctcttcatcttcctctccaactCCAGTGATATACGGCCACTTCTTTTCTATCTCTAGTTAGGTCTGACCCGATCTGTTCCATCCCCGATGAACTCTGGTGAGGACGAGTAGTTAGGGTTCAGGGTTGGAGTTAGGGTCTAGGGTTCACCATGTCTCCCCAGCTTAGAGGGAAGCTAGGGCCGACGATGGGCGGCGATTGCACCATGGAGCTGCGGTGGGCGGCAGGGGCATCAAGAAAGAGTGAGGTTGGCGCATAGAGTGGTAAAGAAGAAAGACTTGAACTAAGGGTGGAGCTAGGCTTGACCTAAGACTCAGGCCACGTCTAGGCATAGGCCCATCAAAATCTAAGGGGTCTATAGGAGCTATAGTAGAATTAAGGGTCAAAACACAGGCTGCAACCCGGGTCATGGCCCTGGTTGCCCCTATGGGAGCTCCGCCCTTGACTTGAATTATTGGATTTGGATCTGATGGACAAGAAATTCAAGTGATGAgcagggttcacaaatgcgacAAAGGATCGAAAACTGGACCCAAACGCATTCTTCAAAAACCAGAGAATTCGGTCAAAATTTGATCGAATTGAATCGAATTTaggcaatttttttaattttaaatttgaatttgatcaaAAACCGCTGGGTTTCTAAATGCAAACCGGACCGGATCGGTCAAAAACCGTACATTTCGAGTGGTTTTCAACGCATTTATAAACCCTGGTGATGAGGGGCATAGAAATAGCCAGGCAAAAATAGGCGAGGCCAAAATGGAACATCTCCACATTTACATTATGCGCTATAGAACACTTCAAACTTCAGCCAACGGAACCAACGGGACATACGTAAATATATCAGGCCTACACTGGCGCCCGACCGTACATGGTACACACGCAGACACGGTTCGATCGAGCTCCTTATGCGTGGCAGTGCATACGTACTTCACTTCGAGTGTACACAGAAGAATACAAGTTACAACACGTCGATACGCATCGCACGTACAAGAACGTGTCGCAGGCACGCGCGCGCGTCGCACCGGCTCTGCACGTCGATGACCTCGTCTCAACAGCCACCGCACCGGCGCTTCAGCTCGTCGACGAACTCGTCGAAGTTGCGCCGCGACGAGCCGCCGTGCGCCACGGCGGCCTCGAGCGTGCCCCTCAGCTTCCTCACCTGCTCTCGGAGCTCTGCGCCCTCCTCCCCGCCCATCACCCCCTCGATCCGCGCCCTCACCTCGTCGGCGCGCACCGCGCCGCGGTCCCCGACGGACGCGCCGGCGCGCCACTCCCGCACGACGAGCCGGCGGTTGGTCAGCTGGTCGGTGAGCAGCGGGAAGCACAGCATGGGCACGCTCGCCCACACGCTCTCCAGGATGGAATTCCAGCCGCAGTGCGTCAGGAAGCCGCCCAAGGCGGCGTGGGAGAGCACCTCCACCTGGCAGCACCACGGCACCACCACGCCGCGCCTCGCCGTGGCCGCCAAGAACCCCTCGGGCAGCGGGTCCGGGTCGTCGGAGCTCACGATGTCGGGCCGCAGCACCCACAGGAACCTCGCGCCGCTGGCCAGCACGCCCCCCGCGATCTCGTGCAGCTCCTGCTTAGTCACGTGCGCGTAGCTGCCGAAGGAGATGTACAGGACGGACCCCGCCGGCTGTGCGTGCAGCCAGCGGGAGCAGTCCGACTCCGCCCACATGGAGGTGGCCACGGCGCTGCGCGCGAAGCCCGCCGGGAAGATGGGGCCCACTGCGTAGAAGGGCTTCTCGGCGCGCAGGGCGGCGATGGTCGACGGCTCCAGCTCCTCCACGGTGTTGCAGAGGACGTAGTCGGCGCCGCGGGCCACGTCGAACGCCTTGAAGATGATGCGGTGCACGACGGAGGTGGTGTCCGTCTCCTGGAGGTACGACATGAGCTCGCACGGCTCGATCGCCGGCACGCCTGGGATGTACGTGATCGTGTCCTTGCGAGGCTCTGCAGCACACATGCATTCCAACATTAAAGATGGCGGGAAAACTAGAGAAGCGGTCGCTCGTACAAGTACGGAAACTGCGTTATGTGGCGAGCAAATTAAGACGGTTCCGGAGTAGACATGAACGAACAAGAGCATCGATCGTAAGGCCATCTTCAGCAGGAAGTATCCCGTGCTACAGTAGTTATCGTATCCCAGTGTTACAGTAGTTATCGTATCCGGTAGTTATCGTATCCGGTGCTACAGCACAGCAGCCAGCAAACGGCTTCAGTTTGGAGCCGTATCTCCTGCTACAGGGATGTGGCTAGGAGTGTAGGTACTTCAAATTTGCAGTCTTTCTTTCAATATTATTTATAGAGAATAATTATGGGTTTAAAAGGAGGAAGATAGTAATACAAGGtaaaaaatagaggatactgtaataatattaggagatgctataatagtgttatatcAGATAAATTTATAGAGTATTTACTAGAGATGAAGATGATCTAATATCATTTTACCGTGCTCAATTTGCAAGATGCAACTGATCGAAGCGAGCATATATAGGACATGAGCGTTGAATTGTCGCGCGCGCGTACGCAGGCAGCTGCATGCATGATGTTGCAGCACTCGTTTCTCAGATGGATGCATGGATACCGTGATTGACATTAGCACATGCCGACATCACCTCACATACTTATAATCCGTACGTCGCTGTCACCTTAGCCGCCGGCTTCTGGTTTGATTCTTCATGTTATGATAATCGAGTAGGAGCACAAGCTTGATGCTGCGATACATTAGTCGGGAGTTGGGAGGCAGAAGCCGCCGCACTTATTTTTGACTAGAGAGAGAGTATTATGTAGGTGGATACACATGCAATATAAGGTGATGACATAGTAGTTAATAATCCAACGGTGAACAACTCTCGAAGTTAGTTTTCTTTGATTTGTTAAAGAGGAAATATTCAGTTGATGATTGGTTCCAGTTGGTTGGTGGGCCCACATAACTACTTCAGATCTGCTACTCATCAATCGTCTGATTTTTCGCATTTTGTCCAATGATTTGTTCACAGGTGATTCGTGCTCTCCTACACGCATGCGGGCATCGAACTCTAGCGTTTTAGGGCTTGTGTTGACCTTAGGTTTTGTGTTCATCGGAACTGGAGCTTAGAGGGTTGGGGTGGTGAAAACTTGGCGGTGAATAGGTTGGCACAACAAACCCAAGGCTGACATTGGAGCGACACGGCTAAGTGGAATTAGGAGGAGGCAAAAGTGGTGATAAATTCGCCGTAGCAAGCCACGACCACGAGACAAGGGTGACAATGCAGTCCGGGGGAGAGATACGCGAcacaggagagggagagagatgcaCGGTAGAAAATGGTCAAAATAAGAGGATGGATAGTGAATCAGGTGAATCGTTAGATGTGCATCCAACAGAGAGGAATAACGGACGGAGGTTTAAGTGAACCTCAGTCGACCGAAAGTTAGACAACCCCTGAGGCCCTAACAACATCAGCACTTCAGCAGGAGTACTTGCATATATAGGAGAGATGGAATGCCATATTCAAGATATTTTAGGTCTCTCGTCTAAGTACCCTATTTTGCATTATAGATGCTTTGAACTTAGGCTAGCTGGAGCTCTTCAAATAGCATGTGTTTGGTTAGAGAGATATTTCCGGATAGGAGATGTTCATCTAATTTTTTGAGATGTTTGATTAAAGGGTAAGCTTGAAGGGATGCTATTTAGAGGGAATATTCTTCTTGATGCCGAACGAGTCCAGCCATCAAAAACTGTTGACGAAACCATTCTGGATGAGCTTTATTCCTGCTGATGTGATATATTTTGGTTGGTTAGAGTAAACATACTTTTTTGTTGGAAcattttaaatgatattatctcctAAACTGTTTATCTGATTTACAATTCGATTGTACCATTGTATTCCttgcaattaaatcaataaaataagatctcacatgattatattttgataaaaaaatatatgacaaGTAAGTCTCACAAAATTTTGGCTAACCCTACCTAAATTCTATCGgtccaaccaaataaaaaattgaatctTCCTATTCATactaccaaacaaaaaattagattgACCCATCTAATAAAACATGAATAGTCATATCCCACCTAACTTTATTCTCTAACTAAAGCCCCTAGTCTCCGGTGAGAATGACTAGCCAATTCAAACGTTTCAGTCTCCTATGATAATCTACACAATACTTTTCCTCCAATCGGATAATGACATGAATCGATAGTGACATGTAATAGAATCTTACCACTTCCCCACGATAATGCCCCATGTTGAAAACAGAAATCTTACCACTTCCCCACGATAATGCCCCATATTTTATCATACTATCTAgaatttatatgataaaataaagtggtttaattttttatttttagttcaaaataaaaaCTAGATAGTTCAATTAAATATCCTTAATCAATTCATAATTCTAGATCTAAGATTTTTTAAAGTAAGTTTAATAGGTTTAAAAAAATGGATGCAGAACTATGTAAAATGGGACCTAGATGGCGAGCAGTACATCTGCACCATTCGTGGGCCTCCAACTGCGTTGTTCCCTTTGAACCCAAGCATGGAACTCGTCAATCGGAAATTGGCAGCAACTGCACGGGCGAAAGCGATGGCCCGTTCGAAAGGCCATGACGATAACGGCCCATGTCTCCCACCGATTGAGGGCTGCTTTCGTGATGCGTTTTGGTTGTGTTCTAGTTCAATTTTAAGGGGGAAAAACTCCAATTCATCTTATAAATAGACACTCACCCAACTTAGTGTTACGAGTATAAATAGATAGCTAATTTTAAGGCACATATGGTAGAGATCGAGACCGACGAGGTGATAGTTCTACTACTATTTGATTTACCTTTGCATTTGAAGTGGCGATGCATGGCGAGGAGGTCCATGTGGTAGTAGAGGGAGAAGATGAGCGCGGGCTCCGTCCAGAACGAAACGTACGGGACGCCGAGCTTCCGGGCCAGCGTGGTGGGCCACACGAAGAAGGTGTCGGCGACGAGGCACGTGGTGGCCGGGTCGGCAACGACGCGGTGCAGCAGCTCCTCGACGTGGGCCGGGAGCACGTGCAGGACGCCCTCCATGAACTGGTCGTGGTTCAGGGAGCGGTCGAAGCCCAGCGGGAAGCCGTCGCTCACCAGCTCGTACCGCACGTCCAGCTCCACCTCGTCCGACGAGCGCGCGCCGGCGAAGACGTCGCACCCGGCCGGGTCGACGCCGAGGGCGCGCGCCGTCTTGTGGTGCACGGACTCCGTGTTGACGAAGGTGACCGCGAAGCCGCGCTCGGCTAGCTGCAGCGCCAGGTGCACCGCCGGTATGACGTGCCCCTGCAGCGGGTACGGGATCACCACGGCGTGCGGCCTGgcccggccgccggcgccgttcGCTGCCACGGCCTCTCGCCCCATatttggctctctctctctctctctctctctctctctctcttataaGCGTGCGGTGTGTGTGCGCTGTGAAGAATGCTAGCTAGTGAAGTGAGCGTATATAGGACGTAAGGTTGAACGGTCGCGCGCAGGTGGGTGCATGCTATTGCAGAGCTCGCTTCAGACCGATGGATCTGTTTGTGGAAACGTCAAGGACTGGTGGCCCCGGTGACGTCGCTGGGTGCATATGGCCGAGCGCGGTTGAAGCATCGTGTCGGCGCAGGATTGCATGCACAGTGCATACGTGTCGACGTCTGTCCGCGATAGGCCTAGGCATCCCTAATCGTGGATTATAAGGACTATTATAGCAACGATTTGGCTTTAGGATTCGTGCGTGGATAATGCGGTGGATAAGTTGGTGCGAGCGGAATCCACACTAGCACAAATCTCAAATCTATTTCAACAGCAAGAATAGTGTGCAAGCGGTTGCTTGCACAAGTGCATTCACACTAGAGCTATAGACTTGCTTGCCCGCTCTTCCTCGATCATGTCTGCAAGTACACAATTTACTTTGACACTACTTAGcacgtgcgtgcatgcatgcatgcatacatactaCGCCAGAAACGGGTCGGAGCGGGGGTCAGGTGGAGAAAAACGTACCCGACCCGAAATATGAAACTTGACCTAGTCCCAAAAATCAAATCAGTTGCAAATTCACTCCTACCTTTGGCCCCAGCGGGGACCCAAGACTCGACGGGGGACTCGAAACCTGAGCCTTATTTCTTCCACACTCCCCATCCCGAATTCCTGATATAAGGACCCgttcaaattgtatttgaattaattAAATTGGATGATCGTTTAATAAGATAAGAGGTAGCACACGTCTATCTCCCGACATACCGCGTACTAACCCACACCTCACCATAACATCTGCAGCCACTAAAtgattaaaacaaataaaatcccGAAAGTCCTGATATGTGTTTTTTGATAATTTTCAAGATAGCTATTATCTACACATATCTCTACCAACATGAACATCACAACATCACGATCAAACGAGGGTTCAAGTGATTACAAGTTGATAAATTAAACAAATAACAATGTATTATCTCGTGGAATTATACATAGATCGCAATGGAATAACGAATACAAGAAAACAAAGATCGATGGAGCCTTTTGCCCACAAGGCACTGACCAGGGTTATTAGTAGTATAGTAACTATTTATCATC
Coding sequences:
- the LOC133903514 gene encoding UDP-glycosyltransferase 86A1-like, with protein sequence MGREAVAANGAGGRARPHAVVIPYPLQGHVIPAVHLALQLAERGFAVTFVNTESVHHKTARALGVDPAGCDVFAGARSSDEVELDVRYELVSDGFPLGFDRSLNHDQFMEGVLHVLPAHVEELLHRVVADPATTCLVADTFFVWPTTLARKLGVPYVSFWTEPALIFSLYYHMDLLAMHRHFKCKEPRKDTITYIPGVPAIEPCELMSYLQETDTTSVVHRIIFKAFDVARGADYVLCNTVEELEPSTIAALRAEKPFYAVGPIFPAGFARSAVATSMWAESDCSRWLHAQPAGSVLYISFGSYAHVTKQELHEIAGGVLASGARFLWVLRPDIVSSDDPDPLPEGFLAATARRGVVVPWCCQVEVLSHAALGGFLTHCGWNSILESVWASVPMLCFPLLTDQLTNRRLVVREWRAGASVGDRGAVRADEVRARIEGVMGGEEGAELREQVRKLRGTLEAAVAHGGSSRRNFDEFVDELKRRCGGC